A portion of the Chondrinema litorale genome contains these proteins:
- a CDS encoding ParA family protein, with the protein MRIIAIANNKGGIGKTTSVVNLGAALAGFEKKTLLIDFDPQANLSKSLGIRECEKTIYDALVNEESPAIYPIKSNLDIIPANLNLTKAEQQLDPAQGDHHLLKEILATFNSVYEYVLIDCPPSLNILTTSALTAATDMLIPVQAEFLALEGLVTFLDSVKKIKRRINVNLEIAGIFVTRFDQRKVLNRHVIETLESKFPEMLMSRPVRENIALAEAPVKRTDIFEYAPKSYGAEDYRFLAREIIHKLEANSEESQEAEKKVLQ; encoded by the coding sequence ATGAGAATAATTGCTATAGCTAATAACAAAGGTGGTATTGGTAAAACTACTTCGGTAGTAAATTTAGGTGCCGCACTTGCCGGATTTGAAAAGAAAACTTTACTTATAGATTTTGATCCTCAAGCCAATTTAAGTAAATCTTTGGGAATTCGTGAGTGTGAAAAAACAATCTATGATGCTTTAGTTAATGAAGAAAGTCCAGCGATTTATCCAATAAAATCAAATTTGGATATAATTCCTGCAAACTTGAATTTGACAAAAGCAGAACAGCAACTAGATCCAGCGCAAGGTGATCACCATTTGCTAAAAGAAATATTAGCTACATTTAATAGTGTTTATGAATATGTGTTGATTGATTGCCCACCATCTCTCAACATTTTAACCACTAGTGCACTTACTGCGGCAACAGATATGTTAATACCAGTGCAAGCCGAATTTTTAGCACTTGAAGGCTTGGTTACTTTCTTAGATTCTGTAAAAAAGATTAAAAGAAGAATAAATGTAAATCTGGAAATAGCCGGAATATTTGTTACCAGATTCGATCAACGTAAAGTATTAAATAGGCATGTAATAGAAACTTTGGAAAGCAAATTTCCAGAGATGCTTATGTCTAGACCTGTAAGAGAAAATATAGCTTTGGCAGAAGCACCCGTAAAAAGGACAGACATTTTTGAATATGCACCCAAAAGCTATGGTGCAGAAGATTACAGATTTTTAGCTAGAGAAATTATACACAAATTGGAGGCAAATAGTGAGGAGTCTCAAGAAGCTGAAAAGAAAGTTTTACAATAA
- a CDS encoding 4Fe-4S dicluster domain-containing protein, which yields MAIMITDECINCGACEPECPNTAIYEGGVEWTWGGGTNLSEVELEDGTVLSGEDEMEPVSDEFYYIVSDKCTECMGFHEEPQCAAVCPVDCCIEDPDMRETEEELLTKKAWMHGE from the coding sequence ATGGCAATAATGATAACTGACGAATGCATCAATTGCGGTGCATGTGAGCCGGAATGCCCTAACACTGCGATCTACGAAGGTGGCGTTGAATGGACTTGGGGTGGAGGAACCAATTTATCTGAAGTTGAATTGGAAGACGGTACAGTTCTCTCTGGCGAAGATGAAATGGAACCTGTATCTGATGAATTTTATTATATTGTTTCCGATAAATGTACAGAATGTATGGGCTTTCATGAAGAGCCTCAGTGTGCAGCAGTTTGTCCTGTAGATTGTTGTATTGAGGATCCTGATATGAGAGAGACTGAAGAAGAGTTACTGACTAAGAAAGCCTGGATGCACGGAGAATAA
- the glgP gene encoding alpha-glucan family phosphorylase, whose amino-acid sequence MGKKDKSKKNLPNVAYFCMEYGLDTSFRTYAGGLGILAGDYLKGAKDHDYPVIGIGIKWKQGYTDQLISKEGYPYDTYHNYKYDFLEDTGIEVSVEIKGQEVKCKVWKVDCFGNADIYLLDTDLPENPEAWTTGQLYGWFGEERVAQEIVLGIGGVKALRALGLNIDIYHFNEGHALFAGFELIREKMEDGMSFKEAKKATRKEVVFTTHTPVIQGNESHPIERLMYMGANCGLSEKQLIKLGGEPFNMTVGALKLSKVANAVAQLHGKTASKMWKDVEKRAEILAITNAIHKPTWVDERLISAAENGEDFWPIHQENKKALIDFVKERNGVTLKEDCLLIGFSRRAVAYKRSDFIFTDEEIAGPLFETGKLQIVFSGRAHPLDDGGKDIVARLVQMSKKYPESVVFLENYDMTIGKMLTRGADIWLNNPRRPKEASGTSGMKAAMNGVLNFSTLDGWWPEACNHGENGWQFGDGFESKKEEKLDEHDLKAFYKVLQEEVLPTYYDNQERWKEMMKNSIMDTKDAFAVKRMLEEYYELLYCV is encoded by the coding sequence ATGGGCAAAAAAGACAAATCAAAAAAGAACCTTCCTAACGTAGCTTATTTTTGCATGGAGTACGGCCTCGATACCAGCTTTAGAACTTACGCTGGTGGCTTGGGTATTCTTGCTGGTGATTACTTAAAAGGAGCAAAAGACCACGATTATCCAGTAATCGGAATTGGCATAAAATGGAAACAAGGTTATACCGACCAGTTAATTAGCAAAGAAGGTTACCCTTACGATACATACCACAATTATAAGTATGACTTTCTAGAAGATACAGGTATAGAAGTTAGTGTAGAAATTAAAGGGCAGGAAGTAAAGTGTAAGGTTTGGAAAGTGGATTGTTTTGGAAATGCAGATATCTATTTATTGGATACAGATTTACCAGAAAACCCAGAAGCATGGACAACCGGACAACTTTACGGCTGGTTTGGTGAAGAAAGAGTTGCTCAGGAAATAGTTTTAGGCATTGGTGGTGTAAAAGCATTAAGAGCTCTTGGGTTAAATATAGATATTTATCATTTTAACGAAGGTCATGCACTTTTTGCTGGTTTTGAGTTGATAAGAGAGAAAATGGAAGACGGAATGTCTTTTAAAGAGGCAAAAAAAGCAACCAGAAAAGAAGTAGTATTTACGACGCACACACCAGTTATACAAGGAAATGAATCGCACCCAATTGAAAGATTGATGTATATGGGTGCAAATTGTGGCCTCTCAGAAAAGCAGCTAATAAAGCTTGGAGGTGAACCATTTAACATGACAGTAGGCGCGTTAAAGCTTTCAAAAGTGGCCAATGCAGTTGCTCAATTGCATGGAAAAACGGCTAGTAAAATGTGGAAAGATGTTGAAAAAAGAGCTGAAATTTTAGCTATTACAAATGCTATACATAAACCTACTTGGGTTGACGAAAGACTGATTTCTGCCGCGGAGAATGGAGAAGACTTTTGGCCTATACATCAGGAGAATAAGAAAGCTCTTATCGATTTTGTTAAGGAAAGAAACGGGGTTACACTTAAAGAAGATTGCTTGCTTATTGGTTTTTCTAGAAGGGCGGTAGCCTACAAGCGTAGCGATTTTATTTTTACTGATGAAGAAATTGCAGGGCCCCTGTTTGAAACTGGTAAGCTGCAAATAGTATTCTCAGGTAGAGCACACCCATTAGACGATGGCGGAAAAGACATAGTAGCCAGATTGGTACAAATGAGTAAAAAGTATCCGGAATCTGTCGTATTTCTAGAAAACTACGATATGACGATTGGAAAAATGCTTACTAGAGGTGCAGACATTTGGCTTAATAATCCAAGAAGACCTAAAGAAGCCAGCGGTACTTCAGGTATGAAAGCTGCAATGAATGGTGTGTTAAACTTTAGTACACTTGATGGTTGGTGGCCAGAAGCATGTAACCATGGCGAAAATGGCTGGCAGTTTGGCGATGGCTTTGAGAGTAAAAAAGAAGAAAAATTAGATGAGCACGATCTAAAAGCATTTTATAAAGTATTGCAAGAAGAAGTGCTGCCAACTTATTATGACAATCAAGAAAGGTGGAAAGAGATGATGAAAAACAGTATTATGGATACCAAAGATGCATTTGCTGTAAAAAGAATGCTCGAGGAATATTATGAGTTGCTATACTGTGTATAA
- a CDS encoding acyl-CoA reductase — translation MEIIGLEDRINAFVLLGKEIDELLKKQDENEFQEICFRAYNQNTWFTKESVEFAFRGISNYLKESEIKNWARGYKFSEEAPKVIGTVMAGNIPMVGFHDLMAILISGNKVKAKLSTLDQYLIKFLASKLINIDSRFENYIEFSEMLKNVDALIATGSDNSARYFEYYFRNVPHLIRRNRTSCAVLKGDETKEDLEALATDITTYFGLGCRNVSKLFVPENYSFNELLLVLEENGKLIAQNHKYANNYDYNKSIYLVNRVPHLDNGYMIFREDISLFSPISVIHFEYYREVDFLEERLKRDVNNIQCIVSANAYFKNSIPFGDAQLPSVSDYADGVDTLEFLQKI, via the coding sequence ATGGAAATTATTGGATTAGAGGATAGAATTAATGCTTTTGTACTCTTGGGCAAAGAGATAGACGAATTGTTAAAAAAACAGGATGAAAATGAGTTCCAAGAGATTTGTTTTCGAGCTTATAACCAGAATACTTGGTTTACAAAAGAAAGTGTAGAGTTTGCTTTTAGAGGAATTAGCAATTATTTGAAAGAGTCTGAAATAAAGAATTGGGCTAGGGGCTATAAATTTTCAGAAGAAGCACCAAAAGTAATTGGAACTGTAATGGCCGGAAATATTCCGATGGTTGGTTTTCACGATCTTATGGCAATTCTTATCTCTGGCAATAAGGTTAAAGCTAAATTGAGTACGCTAGATCAGTATTTAATTAAATTCTTAGCTTCTAAACTGATCAATATAGATAGCAGATTTGAGAATTACATTGAGTTTTCAGAAATGCTTAAAAATGTTGATGCTTTAATCGCTACAGGTTCTGATAACTCAGCCAGATATTTTGAATACTATTTTAGAAATGTGCCTCACCTAATTAGAAGAAATAGAACGAGCTGTGCTGTATTGAAAGGTGATGAAACTAAGGAAGATTTAGAAGCGCTTGCAACCGATATTACTACATACTTTGGTTTGGGTTGTAGAAATGTATCGAAGCTATTTGTCCCTGAAAACTATTCTTTTAATGAATTGCTTCTGGTATTAGAAGAGAACGGAAAACTCATTGCTCAGAATCATAAATACGCGAATAATTACGACTACAACAAGTCGATCTATTTGGTAAATAGAGTTCCTCATTTAGATAATGGTTATATGATTTTTAGAGAAGATATCTCATTATTTTCTCCTATTTCTGTAATTCATTTTGAATATTACCGAGAGGTAGATTTCTTAGAAGAAAGACTTAAAAGAGATGTAAATAATATTCAGTGTATAGTTTCAGCGAATGCTTACTTTAAGAATAGTATTCCTTTTGGAGATGCACAGTTACCTAGTGTAAGCGACTATGCTGATGGGGTAGATACTTTAGAATTTCTTCAAAAAATATAA
- a CDS encoding TolC family protein, with the protein MHRNNYLKGNKLQLKIFMLFILLSSILLSGAKAQEVMKLTFEEAVQRALKENITLKTENNNLLVNQIQKTNAVGQFLPNLSASATLSNVTGNQFIQQQATLVNTSTSSFSPSISSNMLLFGGLRNVNNLKRANSSFDAQQNLIKRTEQDIMYNVSQQFLTVLLDQELVKIAQENIDVQKKQLERIAAFVESGITFKGDQFNLEAQIKSLELAEVQAVNQLENDKSLLAQTLMLDPMTTIEVVTPDQTVESFLVEEFDLNELYTTAMQNRPDFKQFKSLKETGDYAVAVARADYYPTLAAFFDYGSYYNNTAQDAVYDTDGELVGYEKISFQDQIRERNPQTVIGLSLSIPIFSRFNTKTSVVTAKIQRDNAQLNIENLERTIFLDVQTALQNYDAALASYEAASSQFDAAKISMDTQTERYNIGLGNIIDLTTSTNTFVQASVDKANASYTLLFQKIILDYQTGVLNAENISLN; encoded by the coding sequence ATGCATAGAAACAATTACTTAAAAGGGAATAAGCTACAGCTAAAAATCTTTATGCTTTTTATATTATTAAGTAGTATTCTGCTTAGTGGTGCTAAGGCTCAAGAAGTGATGAAACTTACTTTTGAAGAAGCTGTTCAGCGAGCTCTCAAAGAAAATATAACGCTTAAAACTGAAAATAATAATCTACTTGTTAACCAAATACAAAAGACCAATGCAGTTGGGCAGTTCTTGCCGAATCTTAGTGCATCAGCAACTTTATCCAATGTAACTGGTAACCAGTTTATCCAACAACAAGCAACTTTGGTTAATACTTCAACAAGTAGTTTTTCGCCAAGTATATCTTCTAATATGTTATTGTTTGGAGGGTTGAGAAATGTAAATAATTTAAAAAGAGCGAATTCTAGTTTTGATGCCCAGCAAAACTTAATTAAAAGAACTGAGCAAGATATTATGTATAATGTGTCTCAGCAGTTCTTAACAGTCTTATTAGATCAAGAATTAGTAAAAATTGCTCAAGAAAATATAGATGTACAAAAAAAGCAATTAGAAAGAATTGCAGCATTTGTCGAGTCTGGTATCACCTTTAAAGGAGATCAATTTAATTTAGAAGCTCAGATTAAGAGTTTAGAGTTAGCAGAAGTTCAGGCTGTAAACCAATTAGAAAATGATAAATCTTTATTAGCACAAACGCTTATGCTTGATCCAATGACAACTATTGAAGTTGTTACTCCAGACCAAACAGTAGAAAGCTTCTTAGTAGAAGAATTTGATTTAAATGAATTATATACGACTGCGATGCAAAACAGACCAGATTTTAAACAATTCAAATCTTTGAAAGAAACTGGTGATTATGCAGTAGCTGTGGCAAGAGCAGATTATTATCCAACATTAGCAGCATTCTTCGATTATGGCTCTTATTATAACAATACAGCACAAGACGCTGTGTATGATACAGATGGAGAGTTGGTCGGATATGAAAAAATTAGTTTTCAAGATCAGATACGAGAGAGAAATCCTCAAACAGTAATTGGTCTTTCACTATCAATCCCAATTTTTAGTAGGTTTAATACAAAAACAAGCGTAGTTACTGCCAAAATTCAAAGGGATAATGCTCAATTAAATATTGAGAATCTGGAAAGAACAATTTTCCTAGATGTACAAACTGCTTTACAAAACTACGATGCAGCACTAGCAAGTTACGAAGCAGCTTCTTCTCAATTTGATGCAGCAAAAATATCGATGGATACCCAAACAGAAAGATATAACATTGGACTCGGTAATATTATAGATTTAACTACCTCAACCAACACTTTCGTTCAGGCATCAGTCGATAAGGCTAATGCATCTTATACATTGCTCTTCCAAAAAATAATACTAGATTACCAAACTGGTGTGCTTAATGCTGAGAATATCTCATTAAACTAA
- a CDS encoding ATP-grasp domain-containing protein — translation MNIGIVTCNEQPDLIPTERFLPFLLQKTGNVEVVIWNDPTVIWQSFDVLIIRSVWDYHLQYESFIKWLDEIENANINVFNPISVLRKNLHKFYLKELLEKGFPIIPTHFLPVEEVKTFSLEDLCIEKRWQKIVVKPAISATAWNAYKLENTDQIKNFEFPIVADWLIQPFVPEIIEFGEISLMFFNRKYSHAVVKKSSTGDFRVQEEFGGRFTIIEPNNLSVKTALEVLESIEGDLLYSRVDGVITADGFQIMEVELIEPEMFLLDNLLQRKFSKSIEKKIVK, via the coding sequence ATGAATATTGGAATTGTCACTTGTAATGAACAACCTGACTTAATACCTACTGAAAGATTTTTGCCTTTTCTATTACAAAAAACTGGAAATGTAGAGGTTGTAATTTGGAACGATCCTACTGTAATTTGGCAATCTTTTGATGTTTTGATAATTCGCTCTGTTTGGGATTATCATTTACAATATGAAAGCTTTATTAAGTGGTTAGATGAGATTGAAAATGCTAATATAAATGTGTTTAACCCTATAAGCGTACTAAGAAAAAACCTGCACAAATTTTATCTTAAAGAGTTATTAGAGAAAGGTTTTCCAATAATTCCTACTCATTTTTTACCTGTAGAAGAAGTTAAAACTTTTTCATTAGAAGATTTATGTATAGAAAAAAGATGGCAAAAAATTGTAGTTAAACCAGCTATATCTGCTACAGCATGGAATGCTTACAAGCTGGAAAATACAGATCAAATCAAGAATTTTGAATTTCCGATAGTTGCCGATTGGTTAATTCAGCCTTTTGTACCAGAAATAATTGAGTTCGGAGAAATTTCACTCATGTTTTTTAATAGAAAGTATTCACATGCAGTTGTAAAGAAATCGAGCACTGGAGACTTTAGAGTACAGGAAGAGTTTGGAGGACGTTTTACTATAATTGAGCCAAATAATCTTTCTGTAAAAACAGCTTTAGAGGTTTTAGAAAGCATAGAAGGTGATTTGTTGTATAGCAGGGTAGATGGCGTAATTACTGCCGACGGTTTTCAAATTATGGAAGTAGAATTAATTGAACCAGAAATGTTTTTGCTCGATAATTTACTTCAAAGGAAGTTTTCTAAATCTATTGAAAAGAAGATTGTTAAATAA
- a CDS encoding zinc ribbon domain-containing protein codes for MENSVSNRLDSLIKLQTIDSKLDEIKKIRGDLPEEVQDLEDEIAGYETRIQKFSNEISELDEAIKASKTGIKDSEKLIEKYEQQQMNVRNNREYDAITKEIELQDLEKQILDKKIKEFKEKIDVVKGRIGETEHTLNERLKDLATKKTELTQIISENESEEDKLLKDREKALKNLDDRLAKSYEKIRGNANNGLAVVSVKRNACGGCFNIVPPQRQADIKERKKLIVCEHCGRILADVEVVIEEEKPKRTTRKRKTTTKK; via the coding sequence ATGGAAAACTCTGTATCTAATAGACTTGATTCGCTTATCAAGTTACAGACAATCGATTCAAAACTCGACGAAATAAAAAAAATCCGCGGTGACCTCCCTGAAGAAGTTCAAGACCTTGAAGACGAAATAGCTGGATACGAGACAAGAATCCAAAAATTTTCTAACGAAATTAGTGAGTTAGATGAAGCTATTAAGGCTAGCAAGACGGGAATCAAAGATTCTGAGAAACTCATTGAAAAATATGAGCAACAACAGATGAATGTTCGCAATAACCGCGAATATGATGCGATCACCAAAGAAATTGAGCTTCAGGATCTTGAAAAGCAAATTCTCGACAAAAAAATAAAAGAGTTCAAAGAAAAAATTGATGTAGTTAAAGGTAGAATTGGTGAAACTGAGCATACGCTTAACGAAAGGTTAAAAGACCTTGCCACCAAGAAAACTGAACTTACTCAAATTATCTCTGAAAACGAGTCAGAAGAAGACAAGCTGCTTAAAGACAGAGAAAAGGCTCTTAAAAATTTGGACGACAGATTAGCAAAATCTTATGAAAAAATAAGAGGAAACGCTAATAACGGACTTGCTGTAGTAAGTGTAAAAAGAAACGCTTGTGGTGGTTGCTTTAATATTGTTCCTCCTCAGCGTCAAGCAGACATTAAAGAAAGAAAAAAACTTATTGTTTGTGAGCACTGTGGTAGAATATTGGCAGACGTTGAAGTTGTAATCGAAGAAGAAAAGCCAAAAAGAACTACAAGAAAAAGAAAAACAACTACTAAGAAATAA
- a CDS encoding Nif3-like dinuclear metal center hexameric protein codes for MTKVKDITRFLETIAPLSLQESYDNAGLITGDPNMEITGVLCTLDSTEEILAEAIEKKCNMVVAHHPIVFSGLKKLNGKNYVERTIIKAIKNDIAIYAIHTNLDNVQIGVNAMICNKLGIKNTSILASGKDSLLKLVSFVPVEHTDKILNALGEAGAGAIGNYKNCSFSIEGEGRFQPDDAANPYIGEAGKLEKVKENKVEVIFPKSIKGKVMQALRNSHPYEEIAFDIYLLENRDKETGSGMIGELETAMPAIDFLHLVKEKMNCKSIRHTALLEKPIKKVAVCGGAGSFLLNYAIGANADIFITADYKYHQFFDADNKIIIADIGHYESEQYTKELLAGWLREKFQHNSILVTERNTNPVYYL; via the coding sequence ATGACTAAGGTTAAAGATATTACCCGATTTTTAGAAACGATTGCTCCCCTCTCATTACAAGAAAGTTACGATAATGCAGGGCTCATTACTGGTGATCCAAACATGGAGATTACTGGAGTTTTATGCACATTAGATAGCACCGAAGAAATACTGGCAGAAGCTATAGAAAAAAAATGTAATATGGTTGTGGCGCATCATCCAATTGTATTTTCTGGTCTCAAAAAGCTCAATGGCAAAAACTATGTGGAGCGGACTATAATTAAAGCCATAAAAAACGACATTGCCATTTATGCCATACATACTAATTTAGATAATGTACAGATTGGCGTAAATGCCATGATCTGCAATAAACTTGGTATAAAAAACACGTCTATTCTTGCTTCAGGAAAAGATTCTTTGCTAAAGTTAGTAAGCTTTGTACCTGTTGAGCATACTGATAAAATACTTAATGCTCTAGGAGAAGCTGGTGCTGGTGCAATTGGCAATTATAAAAATTGCAGTTTTTCTATTGAAGGCGAAGGAAGATTTCAACCAGATGATGCGGCCAATCCATATATTGGCGAAGCTGGTAAACTTGAAAAGGTGAAGGAAAATAAAGTAGAAGTAATTTTTCCTAAATCAATCAAGGGAAAAGTAATGCAGGCACTTAGAAACTCACATCCATACGAAGAAATTGCTTTTGATATCTATTTATTAGAAAACAGAGACAAGGAAACTGGTTCTGGTATGATTGGTGAGCTTGAAACAGCAATGCCAGCAATAGACTTTCTACATTTGGTAAAAGAAAAAATGAATTGCAAAAGCATTAGACATACTGCACTATTAGAGAAACCAATAAAAAAAGTAGCAGTTTGTGGAGGAGCTGGTTCATTTTTACTTAACTATGCAATTGGTGCTAATGCAGATATTTTTATAACAGCAGATTATAAGTACCACCAATTTTTTGATGCTGATAACAAAATCATTATTGCAGACATTGGACATTACGAAAGTGAGCAATATACAAAAGAACTTTTAGCCGGTTGGTTAAGAGAAAAATTTCAACATAATAGCATTTTAGTAACAGAAAGAAACACTAATCCGGTATATTACCTATAA
- a CDS encoding aspartate kinase: MKILKFGGTSVGSAERIKHVAELINNDEKKIVVLSAVSGTTNALVELGNCANQKNKAKFEITLRTLREKYEVVISELFDDLAYQAQAEEYIENHFALIQSADTDNFTTKEERIFLAQGELMSTRLMHLYLRSLGVDAVLLPALEFMKTSDGEPDTDYIETEIEKVVNKFPNCKLFITQGYICMNEFDEIDNLKRGGSDYSASIIGAAIKADEIQIWTDIDGMHNNDPRIVDKTFPVHELSFEEAAELAYFGAKILHPASVLPAQKENIPVRLLNTMQPEKQGTLIRADVTHDKKITAIAAKDGIVAIKIRSSRMLLAYGFLRKVFEIFEKYRTPIDMITTSEVAISLTIDDTSNLSKILDEIDDFGNVESNENQTIICVVGRFLQDDANVAVKVLQILKDIPIRMISYGGSKYNISLLVHNDYKAKALQLLNDGLFFENAT, translated from the coding sequence ATGAAAATATTGAAGTTTGGAGGAACCTCCGTAGGAAGTGCAGAAAGAATCAAACATGTTGCAGAACTGATTAACAATGATGAGAAAAAAATAGTAGTTCTCTCTGCCGTATCAGGTACTACAAATGCACTTGTTGAACTTGGAAATTGTGCTAATCAAAAAAATAAAGCAAAATTTGAAATAACCCTTCGCACACTCAGAGAAAAATATGAAGTTGTAATTTCTGAATTATTTGATGATCTGGCATATCAAGCACAAGCAGAAGAATACATTGAGAATCACTTCGCCCTAATTCAATCTGCTGATACTGATAATTTCACCACTAAAGAAGAAAGAATATTTCTAGCTCAAGGTGAATTAATGTCTACCAGACTAATGCATTTATACTTAAGGTCTTTAGGAGTAGACGCTGTATTGCTTCCCGCTTTGGAATTTATGAAAACCTCAGATGGCGAGCCTGATACCGATTATATAGAAACAGAAATTGAAAAAGTTGTAAATAAATTCCCAAATTGTAAATTATTCATCACGCAGGGTTACATCTGTATGAATGAGTTTGATGAAATAGACAATTTAAAAAGAGGTGGTAGCGATTATTCGGCTTCTATAATTGGAGCAGCTATTAAAGCAGATGAAATTCAAATTTGGACAGATATTGATGGAATGCACAACAATGATCCTAGAATTGTTGACAAAACCTTTCCTGTACATGAATTATCTTTTGAAGAAGCAGCTGAGCTAGCTTATTTTGGCGCAAAAATTCTTCATCCGGCTTCTGTATTACCTGCACAAAAAGAAAATATTCCGGTAAGACTGCTCAATACCATGCAACCTGAAAAGCAAGGCACATTAATTAGAGCAGATGTTACACACGATAAAAAGATTACTGCCATTGCCGCTAAAGATGGCATTGTAGCTATAAAAATTAGGTCTAGCAGAATGCTACTGGCTTATGGCTTCTTAAGAAAGGTATTTGAGATATTTGAAAAATATCGTACACCAATAGATATGATTACTACTTCTGAGGTTGCAATTTCTCTAACTATTGATGACACAAGCAATCTTTCTAAAATTCTTGATGAAATCGACGACTTTGGAAATGTAGAGTCTAATGAGAACCAAACCATTATTTGTGTAGTAGGCAGATTCTTGCAAGACGATGCAAATGTTGCTGTTAAAGTGCTGCAAATCTTAAAAGATATTCCGATAAGAATGATTTCTTATGGTGGTAGTAAATACAACATTTCACTACTTGTGCATAATGACTATAAGGCAAAAGCACTTCAGTTATTAAATGATGGATTATTTTTCGAAAATGCAACCTAA
- a CDS encoding alpha/beta fold hydrolase → MVLLLPSLFLKNLDSNITEAEVIQQFKTMAYSQEFTPEFDTIHVMDRSIYYMCIGDTTKPLVFFVHGAPGSYDNFMGFLKDSTLLQHARMLSVDRPGYGNSGKKESETSIEKQAKMLLEILKANDKGRGVVLVGHSYGGPIIARMAMEVADNEPDLIDALVLAAPAIDPEHEKIFFVSRKVPWAIVKWITPRFLKRANDEKMTHVEELKKMLPLWEKITIPVTYIHGEKDGLVPFENTAFAKRVLVNAPVDYVTKEKMGHLIPWKNPELMKDAILKHLSQIDSVQHISLSGK, encoded by the coding sequence ATGGTCCTTTTGTTGCCGAGTCTGTTTCTTAAAAATCTAGATTCAAATATTACTGAAGCTGAAGTAATACAGCAGTTTAAAACAATGGCTTATAGTCAAGAATTTACTCCTGAGTTCGATACCATACATGTGATGGATAGAAGTATTTATTATATGTGCATAGGAGATACCACCAAGCCATTGGTATTTTTTGTACATGGAGCTCCCGGGTCTTATGATAACTTTATGGGTTTTCTAAAAGATAGTACTTTGCTGCAACATGCTCGAATGCTTTCAGTTGATCGCCCCGGTTATGGCAATTCTGGGAAAAAAGAAAGTGAAACTTCTATTGAGAAACAGGCTAAAATGCTGCTCGAAATATTAAAAGCCAATGATAAAGGGCGAGGAGTTGTTCTGGTTGGCCATTCTTATGGTGGGCCAATAATAGCGAGAATGGCAATGGAAGTAGCTGATAATGAACCTGATTTAATAGATGCTTTGGTATTGGCGGCTCCAGCAATTGATCCAGAACATGAGAAAATCTTCTTTGTTTCGAGAAAGGTACCTTGGGCAATTGTAAAATGGATTACTCCCAGATTTTTGAAAAGAGCCAATGACGAAAAAATGACGCATGTAGAAGAATTAAAAAAAATGCTTCCGCTTTGGGAAAAAATTACAATTCCTGTAACTTATATCCATGGAGAAAAAGATGGCTTAGTCCCTTTTGAAAATACAGCATTTGCAAAAAGGGTATTGGTAAATGCACCAGTTGATTATGTAACCAAAGAAAAAATGGGACACTTAATTCCTTGGAAAAACCCAGAGTTAATGAAAGATGCCATACTCAAACATCTCAGTCAAATAGACTCAGTACAACATATTTCTCTTTCGGGGAAATAA